The Danio rerio strain Tuebingen ecotype United States chromosome 1, GRCz12tu, whole genome shotgun sequence genome includes a region encoding these proteins:
- the LOC141385738 gene encoding uncharacterized protein — protein sequence MILKPSTNSCGLDPILTPKGKKIIIEVIDLTAEDEQEATDLVQATLVSSTRPEKRCLDYNFSPVSNKRLKIYTAVQDQHIEYDGDDEDESCLVPRSPDTSPLGPGESVFEIQQLPTSPASSPHGPSECSIEAQHSPSLQCWTDDGESSDGYASTLGGGRSPVYTPYPSLEVEEEDEPEKQEENNYGGDHVFQQQQADDLTQTGSNSIIEPHFNQLVQQYLERNQVKINQISEYVLHQQRDIDEQLRGANQKLTEVLNLLIKLNVIAVF from the exons ATGATTTTGAAGCCATCAACCAATTCT TGTGGCCTCGATCCAATACTGACGCCCAAAGGGAAGaag ATAATAATCGAAGTTATTGATTTAACAGCGGAGGACGAGCAAGAAGCGACCGATCTGGTCCAAGCAACGTTGGTCAGCTCGACACGGCCGGAAAAAAGATGCCTTGATTATAACTTTAGCCCTGTTTCAAACAAGAGGCTGAAAATTTATACCGCCGTACAGGATCAACATATTGaatatgatggtgatgatgaagatgaatctTGTTTAG TTCCGCGATCACCGGATACCAGCCCGCTCGGACCTGGTGAAAGTGTTTTTGAAATACAGCAAC TTCCTACGTCACCGGCTAGCAGCCCCCACGGTCCTTCTGAATGCAGTATTGAGGCACAACATT CACCAAGCCTTCAATGCTGGACTGATGACGGTGAATCCAGCGATGGTTATGCCTCAACGCTAGGTGGCGGTCGCAGCCCTGTATATACACCATACCCGTCTTTAGAAGTAGAAGAAGAAGACGAGCCGGAAAAGCAGGAAGAAAACAATTATGGCGGAGACCACGTTTTCCAACAACAACAAGCCGATGATCTCACACAAACAGGATCCAACTCTATCATCGAACCACATTTTAATCAACTAGTTCAGCAATATCTTGAGCGAAACCAGGTAAAAATTAATCAGATATCTGAATATGTTTTACACCAGCAGCGTGATATAGATGAACAACTAAGGGGTGCAAATCAGAAACTGACTGAGGTATTAAATTTACTGATTAAGCTGAACGTGATCGCCGTGTTTTAG